Proteins encoded by one window of Xanthomonas sp. DAR 80977:
- a CDS encoding AraC family transcriptional regulator — protein sequence MHDPLSDVVRLLHPRAVFANPISGKGSWAVRYAEYGQPGFCIVLEGNAVLAVDGHASLTIGAGDFVLLPTTPAFTLSSLVPAPPVFIDPKRVPGGQGERRHGDPDGAPDMRSLGGAFLFDSAQAGLLVSLLPAVVHVRGAGRLVQLVQMVGEEYHDAKPGSAYMLSRLVEMLLVEAMRWSSAGNAPPGLLRGLGDERLAVALKRIHARIDHAWTVGELAQAAALSRSTFFERFARTVGVPPMEYLLAWRMQVARDLLRRDGLGVAEVAQRVGYGSTSAFSVAFSRHAGEPPSRYAKR from the coding sequence ATGCACGATCCGCTTTCCGATGTGGTCCGCCTGCTGCACCCGCGTGCGGTGTTCGCCAACCCGATCAGCGGCAAGGGCAGCTGGGCGGTGCGCTATGCCGAGTACGGACAGCCGGGGTTCTGCATCGTCCTGGAAGGCAATGCCGTGCTGGCGGTGGACGGGCATGCGTCGCTCACCATCGGCGCGGGCGATTTCGTGCTGCTGCCGACCACGCCGGCGTTCACGCTCTCCAGCCTGGTGCCGGCGCCGCCGGTGTTCATCGACCCGAAGCGCGTGCCCGGCGGGCAGGGCGAACGCCGCCACGGCGACCCGGACGGCGCGCCGGACATGCGTTCGTTGGGCGGCGCCTTCCTGTTCGACAGCGCGCAGGCCGGGCTGCTGGTCTCGCTGCTGCCGGCGGTGGTGCACGTGCGCGGCGCGGGCCGCCTGGTGCAGCTGGTGCAGATGGTGGGCGAGGAGTACCACGATGCGAAGCCGGGCAGCGCCTACATGCTGTCGCGGCTGGTGGAGATGCTGCTGGTGGAGGCCATGCGCTGGAGCAGCGCGGGAAATGCGCCGCCCGGCCTGCTGCGCGGCCTGGGCGACGAACGGCTGGCGGTGGCACTCAAGCGCATCCACGCCCGCATCGACCATGCCTGGACGGTGGGCGAACTGGCGCAGGCGGCGGCGCTGTCGCGCTCGACGTTCTTCGAGCGCTTCGCCCGCACGGTCGGCGTGCCGCCGATGGAATACCTGCTGGCCTGGCGCATGCAGGTGGCCAGGGACCTGCTGCGGCGCGACGGCCTGGGCGTGGCCGAGGTGGCGCAGCGCGTCGGCTACGGCTCGACCAGCGCCTTCAGCGTCGCCTTCAGCCGCCACGCGGGCGAACCGCCCAGCCGCTACGCCAAGCGCTGA